A single genomic interval of Pyrus communis chromosome 7, drPyrComm1.1, whole genome shotgun sequence harbors:
- the LOC137738899 gene encoding protein JINGUBANG-like, producing the protein MASLDYSSNSPKTPSFASTPKTPTNNSTQSLQSRFFRSISTKDAPSFSNFPYTPPHRTNSPSSRTQSLHASPTASPLHPLQSSSPSKNPDLLTAYRCISSVLKKDGQILSVAASNGLVYTGSASNLIRVWKLPEFTECGRLKTKACMVVAMEVSHDKVYAAYGDGKVRVWQRTWDGGLKHVRLATIPKTGSYVRSLYIAAGKDKMHMGAITSLAINVSEDILYSASIDRTVKVWRISDLKCIETIKAHAGPINEIIVADDGVLYTASDDATVRVWRRNFCRGDQLPHSLTVTLPAKYSPVKTLTLTPDGGVLYGGCTDGYIHYWLKGWFSGQLQYGGALQGHTHAVMCLASVANYVVSGSADSTSRIWSRDDEDGQHTCLAVLVGHRGPIRCVTAFSGRLGDEAEEGCTICTGSLDGVLKVWRVTCTNKIADNLCSAQSECEYFQL; encoded by the exons ATGGCCTCCCTAGATTACTCTTCCAACTCTCCCAAAACCCCATCTTTTGCATCCACACCTAAAACACCAACAAATAATAGTACACAAAGTCTCCAGAGCAGGTTTTTCAGAAGCATTTCAACCAAAGATGCCCCATCCTTCTCGAACTTCCCCTATACCCCACCGCACCGCACCAACTCGCCTTCCTCCCGTACCCAAAGCCTCCATGCCTCTCCTACCGCCTCTCCTCTCCACCCTCTCCAATCATCATCTCCCTCCAAAAACCCCGACCTCCTCACCGCCTACCGCTGCATCTCCTCCGTCCTCAAAAAGGATGGTCAGATCTTGTCCGTTGCTGCATCAAATGGCCTAGTTTACACTGGCTCCGCCAGCAACCTCATTAGGGTTTGGAAGCTGCCAGAGTTCACGGAATGTGGGCGGCTCAAGACCAAGGCTTGCATGGTCGTGGCAATGGAGGTGTCCCATGACAAGGTCTATGCAGCTTATGGTGATGGTAAGGTTAGGGTTTGGCAGAGAACGTGGGATGGCGGGTTGAAGCACGTGAGGCTGGCGACAATTCCGAAGACCGGAAGTTATGTTCGGAGCTTATACATCGCCGCCGGGAAAGATAAGATG CATATGGGTGCTATAACATCACTGGCCATCAATGTATCAGAAGACATCCTATACTCAGCTTCCATTGACAGAACAGTCAAAGTATGGAGAATTTCAGACCTAAAATGCATTGAGACCATCAAAGCCCACGCTGGGCCGATCAACGAGATCATCGTCGCTGATGATGGCGTGCTCTACACGGCCTCAGACGATGCCACAGTCCGAGTGTGGCGCCGTAACTTCTGCCGTGGAGACCAGCTTCCTCATTCACTCACTGTAACTTTACCCGCCAAGTATTCCCCCGTCAAAACCCTAACGCTAACCCCAGATGGCGGAGTTTTGTACGGCGGGTGCACTGATGGGTACATACACTATTGGCTCAAGGGTTGGTTCTCCGGCCAATTACAGTATGGGGGTGCACTCCAAGGTCACACCCATGCAGTGATGTGCTTGGCCAGCGTGGCCAACTACGTGGTCAGTGGGTCAGCAGACTCCACAAGTAGGATTTGGTCTAGAGATGATGAAGATGGTCAGCACACTTGCCTGGCAGTGCTCGTAGGGCATAGAGGGCCGATCAGATGTGTCACCGCGTTTTCCGGAAGATTAGGGGATGAGGCCGAGGAGGGTTGCACAATTTGTACTGGAAGTCTTGACGGTGTTCTTAAAGTGTGGCGTGTGACCTGCACTAACAAAATTGCTGATAATTTGTGTTCAGCACAAAGTGAGTGTGAGTATTTTCAGCTGTAG
- the LOC137740120 gene encoding uncharacterized protein, translating to MPLPPSSSSQRSPTKMLERVLSSRRYAPYADESAAENDAVADESKTKKHLPISFFTTRITNYLTRTGPVWPCLLVLALVLLLIFSLIFNSRRFVCVSPYDPVSRTGFFGFDGLESDFGSLGVPWCRSKHGKAVEWTTKDLIKGLEMFVPIYETRPIKNNMYGMGFDHSFGLWFIAQWLKPDLMIESGAFKGHSTWVLRQAMPDTPIITLTPKHPGKFLKKGPAYVDGNCTYFTGKDFVDFGNVDWGKVMKKHGITDLSRVLIFFDDHQNELKRVKQALKAGFQHIIFEDNYDTGTGDHYSLRQICDQSYIRGGGHSCFKDSDEARIRSKRKKFWEKAVDIEELCGPGEAWWGVRGYMHDNFTKSSKKISYSEHFQNSRFVESILDVYWEVPPVAGPSLTHQTRYDPARAVTPIVEDGRYGLFNRLGLTRLDTSVFNGYTQMVYLEISKQ from the exons ATGCCACTCCCTCCGTCGAGCTCCAGCCAAAGATCCCCTACCAAAATGCTCGAGCGCGTCCTCTCCTCGCGCCGATACGCGCCGTACGCGGACGAATCCGCCGCTGAAAACGACGCTGTCGCCGACGAGTCCAAGACCAAGAAGCACCTGCCCATATCCTTCTTCACCACCCGAATCACCAACTACTTGACTCGAACCGGACCCGTCTGGCCCTGCCTCCTCGTCCTCGCCCTCGTCCTCCTTCTAATATTCTCCCTCATCTTCAACTCCCGGAGATTCGTCTGCGTCTCGCCTTACGACCCGGTTTCTCGTACCGGCTTCTTCGGGTTCGATGGCCTCGAATCGGATTTCGGATCCCTCGGCGTGCCTTGGT GCAGATCGAAACACGGAAAAGCAGTTGAATGGACAACTAAGGATTTAATCAAGGGCTTGGAAATGTTTGTACCTATTTACGAAACCCGACCAATAAAAAACAACATGTACGGGATGGGTTTTGACCACAGCTTTGGGCTCTGGTTCATTGCCCAGTGGCTGAAGCCGGATCTAATGATTGAGAGTGGCGCCTTCAAGGGTCATTCCACTTGGGTTTTGCGACAAGCGATGCCAGACACGCCAATTATTACCCTCACACCCAAGCATCCTGGGAAGTTTCTAAAGAAGGGGCCTGCATATGTTGATGGAAACTGCACTTACTTTACCGGAAAAGATTTTGTGGATTTTGGAAATGTTGATTGGGGAAAAGTGATGAAGAAACATGGGATTACTGATCTAAGTCGTGTTCTTATTTTTTTCGATGATCATCAGAATGAATTGAAAAG AGTAAAGCAGGCTCTGAAAGCTGGTTTTCAgcacataatatttgaggataatTATGACACTGGAACAGGAGATCATTATTCCTTACGGCAGATATGTGATCAATCCTATATAAGAG GAGGTGGTCACAGCTGCTTTAAAGACAGTGATGAAGCTAGGATTAGGTCAAAAAGGAAGAAGTTCTGGGAGAAAGCAGTGGATATTGAAGAACTTTGTGGGCCGGGTGAAGCATGGTGGGGTGTTAGAGGATACATGCATGATAACTTTACTAAAAGTAGTAAGAAGATTTCGTATTCAGAACATTTTCAGAATAGCCGGTTTGTGGAATCAATTCTTGATGTTTACTGGGAGGTTCCACCAGTGGCAGGTCCGTCCCTCACTCATCAAACTAGATACGATCCTGCTCGTGCCGTAACTCCTATTGTCGAAGATGGCCGATATGGCTTGTTCAATCGACTTGGCTTAACCAGACTCGACACGTCTGTATTTAATGGATATACTCAGATGGTTTACCTTGAGATATCAAAACAGTAA